From the Euphorbia lathyris chromosome 6, ddEupLath1.1, whole genome shotgun sequence genome, one window contains:
- the LOC136233123 gene encoding NAC domain-containing protein 71-like yields MSASLPPGFRFHPTDEELVGYYLHRKVEGLEIELEVIPVIDLYKFDPWELPEKSFLPKRDMEWFFFCPRDRKYPNGSRTNRATKAGYWKATGKDKKIVCQAATGFRKTLVFYRGRAPSGNRTDWVMHEYRLSDDSSNGSSPFHGAFALCRVVKRNGEPKAKTIGGSSSSSSSIGNLSAQVFSNPNEIPCEASYLHNESLHSSPVASPCQFTPIPEFHPPSMDNLPSSIWVSPDLILDSSKDYPQVSAYLPQSMTAWQAYEKRELSSSSSYSNFTGEFDDLNRICYMSPYSEDANYNMSSEGGCEGASGDGSMADYGGLWS; encoded by the exons ATGTCAGCTTCACTCCCCCCTGGATTTCGTTTCCACCCAACAGATGAGGAACTAGTTGGGTATTACCTTCATAGAAAAGTTGAAGGTCTTGAAATCGAGCTGGAGGTTATTCCGGTGATAGATTTGTACAAATTCGATCCTTGGGAGTTGCCAG AGAAGTCATTCCTTCCAAAAAGAGACATGGAGTGGTTCTTTTTCTGCCCAAGGGATAGAAAGTACCCAAATGGATCAAGAACAAATAGGGCCACAAAAGCTGGATACTGGAAGGCTACTGGTAAAGACAAGAAAATTGTATGCCAAGCTGCTACTGGTTTTAGAAAGACTTTGGTGTTCTACCGCGGACGGGCTCCTTCAGGCAATAGAACTGATTGGGTTATGCATGAATACCGCCTTTCCGATGATTCTTCTAATGGGTCATCTCCTTTTCAT GGAGCTTTTGCTTTGTGCCGTGTGGTGAAGAGGAATGGTGAGCCCAAAGCAAAGACTATTGGtggcagcagcagcagcagcagcagcattGGGAATTTATCTGCCCAAGTATTCTCAAACCCTAATGAGATTCCTTGTGAAGCAAGTTACTTGCATAATGAAAGTCTTCATTCAAGTCCTGTTGCTTCTCCTTGTCAATTCACACCAATTCCTGAATTTCATCCTCCTTCAATGGACAACCTTCCATCCAGCATTTGGGTCTCTCCTGATCTAATTCTTGATTCTTCCAAG GATTACCCACAAGTTTCTGCATATCTTCCGCAGTCGATGACAGCATGGCAAGCATATGAGAAAAGAGAGTTGTCATCAAGTTCATCATACTCCAATTTTACAGGAGAGTTTGATGATCTGAATCGCATTTGTTACATGTCACCCTACTCAGAAGATGCAAATTACAATATGAGTAGTGAAG GAGGATGTGAGGGAGCAAGTGGAGATGGAAGCATGGCAGATTACGGCGGGCTTTGGTCATAA
- the LOC136233342 gene encoding uncharacterized protein, producing the protein MAYCIPNSPFLCGQKKTTESLFGWKFGNSDSKDKPLPKYHDIDLPFPLSLVDSTFLRGRELKCCYRASTDGFSATKFHEYCDFKGPCVIIGYTNKSFKFGGFSTEGYRSTDDYYDTFDAFLFYWTLDHNSDPILLPKVGGSGAALFDYARGGPQFGADGLLIGPPLAPVMGGFAGPDTNSGVGDLRQAKSRLGLSYAKRADGKESIFGDESRATLEEVQVFCSPQIASLY; encoded by the exons ATGGCATATTGCATCCCAAACTCTCCATTTCTTTGTGGACAGAAGAAAACCACAGAGAGCTTATTTGGATGGAAGTTTGGCAACTCTGATTCTAAAGACAAGCCTCTCCCTAAGTACCATGATATTGATCTTCCCTTCCCTCTTTCTCTTGTTGACTCTACTTTCTTAAGAG GTAGAGAGCTCAAGTGCTGTTACAGAGCCAGCACAGATGGATTTAGTGCAACAAAATTCCATGAATATTGTGATTTCAAGGGACCATGTGTGATAATAGGTTACACAAACAAGTCCTTCAAATTTGGTGGTTTTAGTACTGAAGGGTATAGAAGCACTGATGATTATTATGATACTTTTGATGCTTTTCTCTTCTATTGGACACTTGATCACAATTCAGATCCTATTCTTTTACCCAAAGTTGGGGGAAGTGGTGCTGCCCTTTTTGACTATGCAAGAGGTGGGCCTCAGTTTGGGGCTGATGGGCTTCTCATTGGGCCTCCATTAGCACCCGTCATGGGCGGGTTTGCTGGACCCGATACTAATTCGGGTGTTGGTGACCTGAGGCAAGCTAAGTCTAGATTGGGTTTATCTTATGCTAAAAGAGCTGATGGAAAAGAGTCCATATTTGGTGATGAGTCCAGGGCTActcttgaagaagttcaagttTTCTGCAGTCCCCAAATTGCTAGTTTATACTGA